One Ferrimicrobium sp. genomic window carries:
- a CDS encoding ERCC4 domain-containing protein, with amino-acid sequence MMADRSYLTIARNPDLTSALGYLIMIPIDGGMVVKTSGTWPREKALYCHPIPITDWPLEPEVVEEITLLSCARRGAAIDIVADRARENRSQLVFTHARGRDMIFWQSQRTQRQARPKGTVPRARAHGEVDVPITVDTRERYPYQFRNRSVSTERGALPCGDYGIYLGDDLYAAVERKTLEDLISSLSDNRLRYAIGQLAALPHAAIVVEARYSAILQSTYMRPALIFDAVADYALRWPEVPVVFCENRKLAEEWTYRYLTSAYHQALNAPVVRQETPPPPNPTSASIRQWASEHHIDIATKGRIPQVVREQYLRAHGRSISR; translated from the coding sequence ATGATGGCTGATCGTTCCTACCTCACGATTGCTCGCAACCCAGATCTCACCTCCGCGCTTGGCTATTTGATCATGATTCCAATCGATGGCGGCATGGTCGTCAAGACCTCCGGTACATGGCCACGCGAGAAGGCGCTGTACTGTCACCCAATACCGATCACCGACTGGCCGCTGGAGCCTGAGGTGGTCGAGGAGATCACCCTCCTCTCCTGTGCACGCCGGGGTGCAGCTATCGATATCGTCGCGGACCGAGCAAGAGAAAATCGATCTCAATTGGTCTTTACCCACGCACGGGGGCGCGACATGATCTTCTGGCAATCACAGCGGACGCAACGCCAAGCCAGACCTAAAGGCACGGTACCACGGGCTCGGGCTCATGGTGAGGTCGATGTGCCTATCACGGTGGACACCAGGGAGCGCTACCCCTATCAATTTCGCAATCGATCAGTCAGCACCGAACGAGGTGCGCTGCCCTGTGGCGATTATGGCATTTACCTGGGCGATGACCTCTACGCAGCGGTCGAGCGCAAGACACTCGAGGACCTCATCTCAAGCCTCTCCGACAACCGACTCCGCTACGCCATCGGTCAACTCGCCGCTCTCCCGCATGCGGCCATCGTCGTCGAAGCACGCTACTCTGCGATTCTCCAGTCCACTTATATGCGGCCTGCACTGATCTTCGATGCAGTCGCCGATTACGCTCTGCGTTGGCCCGAGGTGCCGGTCGTCTTCTGCGAAAATAGGAAGCTCGCAGAGGAATGGACCTATCGATACCTCACGTCTGCCTATCACCAGGCACTCAATGCACCCGTTGTCAGGCAAGAGACACCCCCTCCTCCCAATCCAACCTCAGCAAGCATCCGCCAATGGGCAAGCGAGCACCACATCGACATCGCCACCAAGGGTCGGATCCCACAGGTCGTACGCGAGCAGTATCTCCGGGCTCACGGACGATCAATCTCGCGGTAG